One window of the Triticum dicoccoides isolate Atlit2015 ecotype Zavitan chromosome 3B, WEW_v2.0, whole genome shotgun sequence genome contains the following:
- the LOC119282530 gene encoding uncharacterized protein LOC119282530, producing MDSDDVWIKYVEANKKEKGLASYKTKVVKHWESISIIYSKDHANGEGAMTGAETVADPEAEPIEISPEVAPKRQRTSESIMCMIGEMRATLKDALKTTDPLPLPKATTPAAILAALQLIPDLAEPDMLRSYGKLILNERLFEALMELPMEMRKAWLLVLP from the exons ATGGATAGTGATGATGTCTGGATCAAATATGTGGAG GCTAATAAGAAAGAGAAAGGATTAGCTTCCTACAAGACCAAAGTAGTGAAGCATTGGGAGTCCATATCTATCATATATTCAAAAGATCATGCCAATGGTGAAGGTGCGATGACTGGTGCTGAGACTGTTGCAGATCCAGAAGCAGAACCAATAGAAATCTCTCCAGAAGTGGCACCAAAGAGGCAACGAACAAGTGAGTCCATTATGTGCATGATTGGAGAAATGAGGGCTACTCTCAAGGATGCTTTGAAGACAACTGATCCACTTCCACTGCCAAAAGCTACCACTCCTGCGGCAATTCTTGCTGCACTTCAGTTGATACCAGACTTGGCAGAGCCAGACATGTTGCGATCATATGGGAAGCTGATTCTTAATGAGCGTTTGTTTGAAGCTCTAATGGAGTTGCCCATGGAAATGAGGAAGGCTTGGCTATTAGTGTTGCCTTAA